A segment of the Zingiber officinale cultivar Zhangliang chromosome 8B, Zo_v1.1, whole genome shotgun sequence genome:
TCAGGTGCTAAATGGATGTTGATTCCTTATATTTCAGGAATCTGCAAAGGTTGAAGAAATGAGACTTGAAGAAGGTACTGCTCCTGAGAAAATACTTAACTCAGTGAAGAGCAATGGTATTGGTGAATCAACATTTGGATCCTCTTAAACGGCGATCTATCCAAATCAGCTGCTCCAGCTGACAAAGATGTTTCAGGAAAGGTGGGACCAAAAGATGTGAAGCTAGAGGCTGTTTCAGTTCTTGAATCCCACAAAACTAATGGTAATTATGCTCCTCCTCTGCTTTTTGTGAGATGGTACTGCTTGTTTTCGGATATATGACACACTAAAGATCAAAGAACAATAAATATACATGATTTGCCTCTGCTTGTGCAGCAGACACTGCAAATGATACAAATTCGTTCTCAGACAAAATGAAAATTCCAATTGCAACTCGACAAAAACGAGGCCGATTTAGTTCAAAGCTATCTGCAGCAAAACAATCTGTTTCTCCTTTGCAAGAGAAAGTATCTAAGGTGGTTGACAAAAGTTGTTCTCCCAAAGATATTGAGTTGAAAGAACCAGATAGTGAGGATTCTGCCAATGTCAAACAAACAACTGTTTCAAAAGGCTTGGTGGAGAAATCCCAAAGGAGAAGAGGTTTAAAGGGTTCAAGAAGCAATACTAATGATGAACATACTTTACAAAAACTACAGAGATCCACAATTAAGCAGCATGACACACTCAAGTCTCAAGATGATACATCTAGGGAGCCGGTTGTAAAGGTGTTGTCTTCATCCACTGACTTGGGACTTTATTTTCATTTATCATGCCATTAGACAATTAACACAAGTTGCCACAGCACCTTGACGAGAAAATGTATGTTCtgacattcaatatcaaaaaAAGATGTGACCCTGACATGCCACTCAATTTTTATACTTTCCCTTCTGGTTGGATAATGCATATTGGAACCCAACCAGGGTACTATGTCTTGTTTGTTTGTCTGTTTGATTGTTTtttctatatgtatttttttctATGTCTATTTGTTTAACTTCCAATTTCTTTGGTTAGAACTTGTATAGTTTTGGTTATATTGCAACTTGTAACTTCTGAATTTATAGAAGTCTAGTTGGttataaatagttcatttaataTAAGTTGTTAGACTTGATTTTTACCGTTTGTCCTTTATACTCAATGACCATTATCTATTCAAATAGTCATCTAATAATCTAATATGTCCATTTATTCATATTAAATTATGGACTAAAATAGGACTAACGTTGAGACTTTAGTCTATAATCATTTTCTTGTGGATTAGGATGATTTGGAGCCACTGTTATTTTGTTCAAACTAATTCTTATACAGTTTAGACATTTATTTTGCAAATTTTTTTCTTCTGTGTTGCCATGATTCATTTTCCCTCATATAGTTCATAAAGACAAAGTTTGATTTGTGTTGTATTCATTTAGATTTACGGAACACGAATGTGCAAGAAAGAAGTTGGCAAGAACCTTGTTGGTTCCAAAATTAGTGTATGGTGGCCAATGGATAAGAAGTGAGTATATTTTTCTAAATATCCAAGCTTCTCTTATTTGTATAAAATCttcttctgtaattttctgttgATCTATGCAATTCACTGTTCCAAATAATTTCCCTTTAAGCCAAATGCATGTTTGTTGTAAATTCTGAAAAGTCACTTCCTGGTTGGGTTTGCAGGAGAGAACAGAATAATATGGATGTGCTGCTGGTGGTTGTGTATTATCTCCATGTGCCATGTGTTATACTGCATGCCTTCTCTAAATTTATTTAGAATTGGCTATTTGATGTTGTCAGTTAAATGCATTACTGTGACATGATTGCcttatttattttcctttgttagatttagtTACCCATTATTATCTATAACCAAGCCATTATTTGATTCCCATCTGCCCAGTTTCTTTCGGATATTTTCTCATACATATAGGAATGCTTTACTCAATCAGCAAAAATAGCAATTATATGTACACCTCACTTTTCCTACATATCAACCTCCGAACCTGCAGCTATGGTTGTTGGACCCTTTGGTTTTATCACAGGTTTAAAATTTGATTCGTATCGAGATTTCAGTCCTATATTGAAATTATACTATTTCGGTATCGTGTTGTGTCAATATGGTttcgatattttttatttatatatagtaattattagataaatatgtttattgtgtataattttaaaaaaattatatattgattttatataaattctctattattgaacaacttaatatcattagaaaaaataattaaatatatattttttttaaaaaaattgatctaTTAATAGttcgaattaaaattaaatatagtttACTAATATTGGAAAAAGTGATATGAATCAGGTAAAAACATTGATTCTCGTAATATTTTACCTAGGTTAACTCTATAGTTTTCCAATGTCCAAATTAaatatcataattatataaattaatataatgatgttattttttaaataataattatataaattatttatttattcatttaattaattaattattaatttaaataatatatatttaaaatagtaaaaaattattagaatatcaattaaacattaaaacagtaaaaaatataaaataattaaagaaaaatatcaagaatataaatttgatttattataattttataaaacaaaatttataatttttttagattttttaaaaaaatacatatatttttttaaaatttaaaacagtaaaaataaattcaaaatatcaattaataaaatttattattattttttaaaatttgaaatatatatattttattttatcgagataatttaattagggtttatgaatgctTCTTCATAATATCATACTTAAGTGATAattgtttaaattatttaaatcataATATTAATTTTGAACAGTAAATTTGGTGGTGCCTTTGCGAGCGAGGCCTCCGGCGGCGTTGGAGACATTAGGTGACGCATCCAGGTGCACCTGAAGTGTTCGGCGACGCATCCGGACTCACCCTCGCGAAGCGTGTGTGTGACGCGATGACGGCTTGAAATGGCTGCGTGTAAGGTGCCGATTTTGCTTCCCCGACAGAATGGTAAAAATCGTCCGCGACACAGAATGATATTTCAATCGCGGGTTTTATCCCTTTTTTTTTACTCTGTTAATTGTTCTTGTGTACATCTAGTGAGGGACATGAATTAGGTGATTTGGCTAAGGTGAATTTGCATTACTATGTTTCTCTTTCTTCCATTGAGTTTAAATTTGCATCAATTGTACCATTATATCCTAGCATGTTTGTTCCCAAAGTTAAATTGGTATTACTTAACTATTATTTTAGTTGAATTGTTTAGTTTGGAATAAGGATTTTCTTTCTGCAGGTTCTACAATGGTGTTGTTGATTCTTATGACAATATTTCAAGAAAACATAAGGTATAAATGATGCCAGCTTCTACATGTTGCTTTTGTTTGTTCTGCAATCTAGTATAACATGCGAGTTTTATTTGTTTTGCAACATTTTTATTTTGTTCAGATTACCTATATTGATGGTGAGGTAGAAAGATTATTATTGAGTAAAGAATGCTGGAAATTGATTAAAGATGGAAGCAAACAGGATACGGTTTGTGAAGCATTCCAAACCTCTCATATTTAAGTGGTATGGTGCTTTGTGCTAACTTTTACTGATTTGATCTGCAGAAACAAAGAGAAGACTCCAACAATCAATGATACTTCTCCAGAAGAGTATGTTACATTTCATGTGACTAAAATTGTTCTGAATTGAAGTTCTTCTTTTAGTATTTTCAGTGTTAACCTTACATTTCCTTGATTTATTTTCAGCATGTTCGTCAAGATGATTATTTAATTGTTCACATTAGTCTGTCATTATTTGCTCTGAAAACTGTTCTAACCTGGAGTTGCCGTTTCtctatggattcctggtgttTCTGAACTTTGTTTTAACTTTCAAATGCAAACAAATTCCTTCTCTTTTCGGTCATCTTTTTGAAATTGTATATCTTGCATAACTTTAGTGAGCTTAATATGCAATTAGTTCAATTTGAGCAGAATGAACCAAAGGGTTCACAACTTCGAAAGTaacataatattttatatttcaatttCACATTCTTCTTATCAATGTAAAAAATTGTCATTGTGCAACTCACATCAAGTGTATCTGATTAATTGAAAACATTTGGTTTATTTTGGCTTGGTTTTTGAAAGAGAGATTATCTTATTTTACAAACATTcagaaaattaatttattttccaattggtttggttcatttctgattGGGCTTGTTTGAGTTACAACTGAAGACTAAACAGAAGAATTGTGTATATTGTTACTCAGCCCTATGGTAGTTATGCTTTGAAACACCTTTGGAAATTTCTTAAACAATAATGATCGGCTCGGTTTTTAGTACGATTCTATTTGTTTTACTTATTTTTAgggtctttatatatatatatatatatatatatatatatatatatatatatatatatatataaattgcaATTCACTCCTGTTTTATTATGTCACTTATATATTTAGTTCTTTGCATGCTGCTACAAAATTGTGGGTTTTCTGTTTTATTCAGAAACAAAATTTTCGCTGCTTACCTATAATCTAGGTTCCTTGACTTGGGAATATTTTTGACAGTAAGCAGCATGAGTTTTTATTTGAACTACATGATACTTTAGAAGATTGCTTGACTCTAGTCTTCTAGATTAAATTATATTGTAATAAGTTTCTCTGAAATAGAACATTGCTTTGCAAAACTTAACAAGAATTTGGTGTTTCAGCTAGTAAAGTGCAGtatgtttttttcttctttcttttttgaaTAGAGGTTGTTTTATTGTGGTTTGTTATGTTAAAAAATGTTGGTGTTTGAACAAGGCCAAAAAGGAAATAAGCGAAAGTTACATCAACTTCCACCTCAAAGGCTAATAAAGAGCCAATTGCAAAAAGGTTGATAATTACTATACTTCAATTGTTGTTTGTTACCCAGTGTATTGGAGTGTAATAATTTACCGATGTTATTGTTTTCAATTGAACAAGGCCAAAAAGGAAACAGGTGACAGTAACATCAACTTCCACCTCAAAGGAAACTGATAAAGAACCGACTGCAAAAAGGTCGATAATAGCTATATACTTCAATCCTTGTTTGATACCCAGTTTATTGGAGTGTAATAATTTACCTTTAAAACCAGTGGCACAGCCGCTGGATCTGGCCATTGCCGCAGAGGTAGACCACCTAAAGCTGCCTCTTCAAACCTTCATGATACCACCAGCTCTTCGAGTAAAATAACAGAGAGAGTTGCAAGCAAATTGAAAGATGGCACTGCTGAGCCTGACCCCAAGCGACCCCAAGCTTAAGGAGGAGCTTGTGAAGCCTAAGGATAGCAGTTTGATGGACAATCAATGTACCAATATACCTGGGACTGGGGTGAAGGATGACGATTCCAAATCTGGCAGGAAATCTATTGATGGCACATTTAAGTTTGTTGGTaggaagtgttagagtgtatactaaaagcctagctttagtaaacatttatttgttgaaataaaagaatcacattggtcaatatctgcatttatttgttaaatgtaattgttcaattaatttatataatagataacatggagtgtggtgtcacactaagaagatcatgttgtcgatcggttctctataaattataaacagttgctcgcgactaagatggaaaagaacaaaccatcagaatagtcgtagtgtaattaagtattagtttatcttgactaataaattacactgatacactttaagtgtattgagtaggatcattaagGTAAATTCCTTTTGTACtgatttagtaaaaaaaactaaaccttagttatt
Coding sequences within it:
- the LOC122013618 gene encoding uncharacterized protein LOC122013618; the encoded protein is MPISNACLMLIIVVTFLHLKNPLSFFTFQPNHSKLVVSSMEMIMVAIVIEESGDISSELISCLLDSVRDDDKGILPVVRKVGEKVIRNCAAKLKPHFLKLSQSVASFSNNSSKVVDSICQESYGRITQNNTNSGEIMMTRVNFETLPKVGRICFKETATLADLGPLLALFCKSCSASKPGRPLAWSLCSTCHYARPVCFAQSESAKVEEMRLEEGTAPEKILNSVKSNAAPADKDVSGKVGPKDVKLEAVSVLESHKTNADTANDTNSFSDKMKIPIATRQKRGRFSSKLSAAKQSVSPLQEKVSKVVDKSCSPKDIELKEPDSEDSANVKQTTVSKGLVEKSQRRRGLKGSRSNTNDEHTLQKLQRSTIKQHDTLKSQDDTSREPVVKIYGTRMCKKEVGKNLVGSKISVWWPMDKNEGHELGDLAKVNLHYYVSLSSIEFKFASIVPLYPSMFYNGVVDSYDNISRKHKITYIDGEVERLLLSKECWKLIKDGSKQDTKQREDSNNQ